The genomic window ACGCCTACCCAGGCGCTTGGACTCACTATCATCGTCGCTGTACTGTTCCTCAGCAGTTTTGTCGTAGAAGTCACTCTAATTGTGGAATCACCAGAAATTGGTAATATCACGCCTCAACTTGGAATGCTCTGGCGGGCCACTACTGGTATTGCAACGCTCATCTCGTCTGTTCTTACTGTCATCTCATTCACTGCTGATGAAGAACAAGCAACCGGCACGCGCGGCCCTGAAACAGGATTTGTCGTTGAAGGCGATAACAATGATCTTGACGTCCATTTCCATATCCCTGATCGACAACACGGAAGTAATTCTTCAGAACCGATCGAAGACGGAGCATCGACACCACAGGAACAAACAGACGACGAGGACCGAGAGTCAGAAGAAGTAGATTAGTCGAGATTTAGTTTTCGGCCTACCCATTCACGCCCAGCTGCTTTCAACATCACTTCCCATGAGTTGAACCCGGTGTGGTTGTCGACATAGTCGTCAAATTTCTTCTCTGGAATACTCTCGAAATCTTCCTGTGATTCTATGACCCAGGGGCTCTCGTCGAAGAATTCCTCAAGGGAATCGAACTCTGTGTACGTTTGCATGAAGTCCGGTGGAAACAGTTCTGTCATTGGAACTGTATTCTCACCGTCGATAGATTCCGCGTCACGCGAAAGTTGGCTCAGGCGGTCCGAAAGCTCTTCAAACCCTTCAATTCGGACACTCATATCTCCAAATACAGGCTACAGCACCAAAACCATTGTCTTCATTGTATCTGCCACGAGACGAGTAGTTTCTTACCAGTAATCAACATGAGCGAGTTAGAAGACAACAGCGACGGCAGATAACGTGCTGGCCTAACCTACCTTTTCAGACTTCACTCCGCGAGCTGTTCGGGACGCACCCACTCGAGGTCGACGTGTTGAATCGATATCTCGGGGACACCGTAGTCGGTGGGCGACAGGGATGCAAACTCCCGGTCATTCGTATAGATCGTTGGCCGATGGGTGAGAAACTGGTAGGCCAGCGTTAAGACTGGTGCATCTTTCGCTTGGATATCGCCGAACGCACCGATTAGTTTGTAATAGGATTTCTCTCGCTCGGCTTCGAGATTCATCTCGCTGACGCGCTCAGAGTCTACGTTATGAATATCGGGACATTTGGTGATCGCCCTATAGAATTTCTCGAGCGCTTGGTCTCGAAGACGGCGATTGACCGAGTGATCCTCGTCGATATTACAGCGAACCTCCTCGTTGATATACGGATCCACAGCTGCCGTTTGCTCGCCATGGACGATTTCATTAACAAGACTTTCAGATTCACCGCCGATCGTGACGGCGTGAATCCAGACGTTGCTGTCCAGAATTAACATTCGTGACCGACTCAGTCGTCAGCAGAGAGCGCATACCGAACTTCAAACGACGAACTGTCGGCCGGCCGAATTGCCTCTGGGTCCCAATCGATTTCTTCACGGAGTTCTTTGAGCGATTCCCACGCTTCTTCTGCGGATTCGTCTCCTTCAGCACCGCGTTCCATCAAGCGAGCAGTTCGGTCACTCATATTAATTTCACCCTCTATGGTGATTCAGTATCACCACAGATCGTCTTGCTAGAGAGACTATTTGGAAATCATATAAATCTGTGGATCTGAAATTACTCTTGATTGGCACATTCTACAGTCCCCAATAATAGTAATTGGGCTCAGATTCAATAAGCCGTACCGTTTTCAAGCGGACTGAATAGCATCGAATACTGAAACACTAACATTAGGCAAAATAAACGCAATTTCAGAAACTAACTCACGCTGGGTTCCGAGGATACAACTCCTCAGTTGTCGCCCAGTATCGCCGTGCACTGTTTTCGCCTGTATAATCAACGATATCGTAGTGAGCCATCTTCTTGAGATTCCGCGTCACCGTTTTCGTACTTGGCGGCTCGTCGATCCGATCGCAGACTTGCTCATAGATGTCCCCAGCCGCCAACTCGCCGCCGTCTTCGACGAGAATCTCATAGAGCACGCGCTGTTTCCGCGTCAGCTTCGAGAAGGTTTTGCGCACGAGGTCTCGTTCGGTCTCGGGCGCGACCGCGTGGACAAGACCGTGGCTCACGCGATCGCGACCTTCGGCGGCCGCTCGGTCGATCGCCTTCCGTAGATTGTCGATTGCCTTCCGCGCGTCGTTGCTCGAGACGTCGACGATCGTGTCGACAACTTCGTCAGGTACCACGTTCGGCCGCACCCCTTGCTCGATCCGACGCTCGAGAATCCCAGCAAGCTGGTCGTGCTTATATTTCTGAAATTCGATGGGCTGGTAGTTCAGCCGGGACTCGACGCGCATATCCAGCGGCTCGTAAAACTCGGCGTAGTCGTTAGCGATCAACAACAGCGTGACGCGCGGGCGCTTGTGGAGTTCATAGAGAATGCGATCGTCTTCGATTTGGTCGGCCTCGTCGAGGATCACCACGTAGGGCGACTCGAGCTCATTTCGAAGCCGGTCCATCAACTCGTAGCCGGCGACGTTGTCGGGCGCGGCTGCCCCACCGAGCCCGTCGAGCAGTTGCGTGGCGATCGCCGTTGTCGTGTGATACTGCCAGCAGTCGATATGCGTGGTCTGAATGTGGCCGGCGGCATGCTTGAGTCGTGAGACTAGGAGTTGGGCCGCGTGGGTCTTCCCACCGCCGGGCGGGCCGTAGATAAAGGCGCCGTCGACGCGCTGGCCGTACTGGATGGGTTCGAGGACGCTTCGAAGGTGGTCCATCTGGCCCTCGCGGAGATACATTTCCTCCGGCGGAATTTCGGTCCGGAGCACGCGCCGGTTCGTGACGAGACTCATTGTGGCCCTCGAGACAGTCCAGTATAAAAGAGACTTTGGGTGAATGTCCGATGTGTCTGATGTGTCCTGTCTGGCTTGAATAGCGAAGGATGACGTCGGTGGTGAATGTTTCCGAGAACAGTTCTCCCAGCTAACAGCGCTCGGCGACCGGGCCACCCCTCCGTGTGCAAAGTGTACTCGCGCCTCTTGAGCGCCCGCTCTCGCCCTCGAATCGCTCGCACTCGCCGACCGGGCCACCCCTCCGTGTGCAAAGTGTACTCGCGCCTCTTGAGCGCCCGCTCTCGCCCTCGAATCGCTCGCACTCGCCGACCGGGAATCCGGCCCACGAAATAACATCATAAATCTGGTAGATAGATTTAGAAAACGGCACCCGGTAGGCGCTTTAGACATAGTCAGAATTTGGAGCTATCACCGATACCATTATATGCACGGCTAGCTAGGAGCTAGATACAGAACTCAGGTTTCGTCGTTTCAGAAACGGCCGGCGTTGCACCGCCGACCTGAGTTCTCCGGAGAGTTCAGAGAACATGCAAAGCAAAACGGCAGACGCTGATAAGAGTACCGCTCGCAATGACGCGCCGGACCACGATTCCGGCCGCGATAT from Haloterrigena turkmenica DSM 5511 includes these protein-coding regions:
- a CDS encoding Cdc6/Cdc18 family protein → MSLVTNRRVLRTEIPPEEMYLREGQMDHLRSVLEPIQYGQRVDGAFIYGPPGGGKTHAAQLLVSRLKHAAGHIQTTHIDCWQYHTTTAIATQLLDGLGGAAAPDNVAGYELMDRLRNELESPYVVILDEADQIEDDRILYELHKRPRVTLLLIANDYAEFYEPLDMRVESRLNYQPIEFQKYKHDQLAGILERRIEQGVRPNVVPDEVVDTIVDVSSNDARKAIDNLRKAIDRAAAEGRDRVSHGLVHAVAPETERDLVRKTFSKLTRKQRVLYEILVEDGGELAAGDIYEQVCDRIDEPPSTKTVTRNLKKMAHYDIVDYTGENSARRYWATTEELYPRNPA